Below is a window of Ananas comosus cultivar F153 linkage group 9, ASM154086v1, whole genome shotgun sequence DNA.
AACTAAATAACTTTATTAATTTGAACCTGCAATTCCTCTTTATCCCTTTCGGTAAAAAGCTGCTTGCGCTTAATCTTCTTACCGTCTTCACTAACAAGCTGCAAATGATGCGATGATTAAGCAAAAACTCGGAAAAGATTCAGAGATAAGATGAAATTATACACCTCTGTTAAACAATTACATTGTATTTCTGGTACAGAAGATTATAAGATGGAGATAGAGGAATCACTTACAAGCTTCGTTGAGGTCCGAAGTGCTTTAACAAGCATATGATTGCTCGCGCCAAGCGACTTTATTTTCTTCCAAGATGCAATAACAGACATTGGCACTGTcacgaaaaaaaagaagtcataaTCAATCTATAGAGAGTAATTAAATCTCCGAATGATACTTCTtaaagcaattttttttgttctgctCATTGAATCACTAAAGTCGAACTCGAATTTGGTATTACATATGTTTTTCCCTCACCATAGCCATCAGGATCTTTGTTCATAATCTTCATTAAGAAATCATTTGCAACCAAGTTTGTGTCACTGAATTGATACTCCACCTGGAGAACAAACTCATGCATATTAGGCCATACTACAACAAAAGGCGCCGAATTCGCAATGCGAGAGAAGACACAAAATGAagtgatgaaaaaaataaaaacatttttttaaaaaaaaaactcagtttTAAGAATTATGTGACGCTGATAGATTCAGCAAAATGCTTACTTCTTGTACGTTTCTTATGAAGTAATTACAAAACAACTTTAGCTTATATATACTTTATTgtattggcttaaatgggccagcatcctgtccCGTAACGGAATGCTAGGGTGGGtagagtcacgttcgaaatagAGTGATGCTCGGTTAGGCCGAGCCAAGTTCGAAGCGGCGTGAGACTGGTtgagccgagtcacaatcgagatctgTGAACGCTGTGTTTGTACGCTTTAAGCGAATTAGTTGCGTATTcttaatagctcgagcttttggaattaatgttGGCGTGATATATTCGatcaaaaaatatagtaaaaatcgAACGGTCTCGAAACGAACCTGCTTGACGATCTTCTGAACGATGTCGGCACTGCTCTTGAACTGCGCGGGATTGATCTTGGCGTGGAAATCGGGCGCGAAGAGAATCGGATCATGATCGGCAAAGTAGACCCAGTCAGGCGCGACCGCAGCCCCGGCCCCACCGGGGGGGAACTGGAGGTAGGGGTAGAAGTAACCGGTGCTCAGCGGCATTCCCGGAGAAGCCGACGATGATCGGGGCACGAACTCGGGCGCGTTCACGTTGAGCTTGAACTTGTTGCCTCTCCCGTTTGCCTCACTATCCTCTTTGTTGAACCCAGTGGTGTTGTCATTGTTGTTGTTATCACTGTTGCTGCTGTTGTTaaccttctcttcttcctctaagttcaactatttctctctctctctctctctctatctttctctctctttatatattctctctctataatgataatataataatattgtgaGGGGGTTGTGTGGTGGGAGTGATTCTTGGAACtgttcttcttttcctttctcttctctcgCTCTCGCAGTTGATACTCCAGCTTTCGCGCCAACAATCCCTCGCTCCCGCGCAGACCAACTCCACCGTTGGGAGATTGGGCTTTGACCGAGGGCATTCTCGTAATTTTCAACCCAAACTCCCTCCGTCTCCCGCGttcatacacacacacacaccagaGTTTTCCCCTTTtgcctctttttttaaaaaaaaaacaattattgAATGAAACTAGATAATCACCGCATTTATTATCCCGGAGAAAATATGATTAATtcgagtttaaaaaaaaaaaaaattggtacgTGTGTTGATACTTGTGAAGCTTTTGAACTCGTGAACTATTAATTTTACTACtaaaattttcagttttttttatagtttcaGTACATTTCCATCATattgatttatatataatataattttttgatgaaaacATTTTAAGCTGGTGAGAGCCGAGAGGTACTGAATAAAAAATAAGGACAATACTTGCGCGAAATTTGAACTTTCAAAACACGTGCATCATGGTGTAGTACTTTCAGATTAGgtgcaattatatatatataagtttaacctaaattttaaataatttattataagaaaGTTATTCATGATTGGAGGAATAATGGGCTTAGAGAAGAAATCACAATTTTGCTTTAGAAAAAAAGGGGATCGAGAATTACAATGAGCAATACCTGTCCTTccaatctctcaaaaaaaaaaaaacctgtccttccaatatgaaatctcatgaTGACCAAATAAAACTTGAGCTAATCATCTACTAAATGAATAAAGCGGATAACgttctacctttctctcaaaaaaaaaaaaaaaaaaaaaaacttgagctAATCTCTGAAGCATGAAAGAACCAATCCATGATGATTTATGCTAATTCAGCTCAAACTGTGTCAATAAAATTAGTAGCCAAAGTGAGATAACTTTCCCACATAACCCAAAATTCCACTTCATTTACGTCTGATTTCCTCCCCCCCCCCTCTTTTCCAGATTTACCCAGTTTTTGCATTTCAAAAAGGAGACACAGATTTGAGGTGGATCATTCAACAGTTTAGAAGAGAAATCAAAAAGTTCTGAAGAATGGTCATAATAACGCATATTTCCCACACATCGGCAGTCCACGGATTCACAACTACCCTTTCGATTTCATTACATGTGGTAATATCTGCTCCCCAAGAACCAAGCAAaccaaaaaagagaaacaagaacaacaacaaaaaaactgAGTTAATTAACAACTGACACGGTATTAGATAGATCGCAAAGATCTTAATTGATAAGCTTTTGTAAATTGATTCCCCATGATGAGGCTAATTGTGTCATTATCTGCTCCGGTGTTGCCCCTTCCCAATCTTCCGGCAATTCAACCGCAGAAGCTTCATGAAGGCTCAACagtatctctctctttccttcgaTGGGAATTCCGAGTAAGTCGCTGCCGTTTTCCACAACTAAATCGGTCAACTGCAAGAACAAGCCTATAATCGTTAAAGAATGTTAAAGGCGTGCAAAATGTTATGCATATGAGTAATATATATCAATAGGAAGGTAGATGAGTCTACACGTAGATTTATCAAGTACAACGTATCCGACATGAGAGAAGCATCACAAATATACTTACTGTAATACCACTACCCTTTATAGTGACTGCTCTCTGCGACATATACTTCCACCAAATTGATTTTCGATTTGTTTTCATAAATGACCACATGATAAACTGCTACTTAAAtgatttctaattaattttgaatcataTGGGAGTCCTTTTTTACTTCTCCGTACTTAACGGTGAGCCTCAGAAATGTATAATTCAATAATGGCCTTTAACATTAAATAGAACTGGTTCCCAGGCATTGTGCTTGTTCACCCTATGTTCATAACTCTTGCTCAAAGTTTGATGGCATGACTATTAATGATTGACATCTCATACAACTTGGAGCATCAATATTGTTCTTAGATATTGGTACCCGCATATTGTCTCCAAACAATGGGGCCCTAGTGTAACTGTTCCCATTTATCAGCCAATTTGGCAGCTCAAAACATCTGGCCGAACCCATTATCCACCATTACATTCCTACATTGCGTAGGTGTTTGCAGAGAATGGAAATTCCATTCGATTGGGAAAGTTTCATGTCTTACCTCTCAATACACAAAATGACATATTGTATTCCTGTCATTAAACTAAATGTTTTATGCTTTTGTGGCAACAGACATTCAAAAAGATATTATATCAAAAAGTTGAACCATCCTAAATATTATATCCAACCGCCAGTTCAATATACTTGCatcaaaacataataaattttcaGGATATACAAGGAAGAAAGAGGTAACCAGGACATGTCATATGCTACTATATAATAAGACGTTTACCTGCTGAAGCCAAGTCAAAGCTATATCAAAGAAACTCTCTTCAAGAAGAAACTGCCCTGCTGCATGTAAAACTTCATTGGCAACATCACTAGAAAGCTGATCAATAACAGGACCAGTTTGCTCCATCAACTTCACAAGCAGCATAGCATCGCCACCCGAAAGAATCTCAGCATATGCTGAATCCACATCACCAACATGAAGCGAGTCCATCGCACGGGTCCACATTGCCCAAAGTGGGCCCCTCTCCTGACCTAGATTATTATCATCGGTCAAAGCTTCTCCGTCCAGTTCAGGGATAGCCGCCCGTGTCGAAACCCTAGAATTCCCGTTATCTTCACCAGCCACTCTGATGGCTTCCAGTGTGGCCTCATCCTTCGAGGCTTGCCATGCACTTCTTGCTGATGGGCCCTCACCAAGCCGAAACGGCCCTTGTCCCTTATCCCATGCTCGCCTGTTGCTTATTATATCACCATCTCGTTCAGTTCTCGGGATAGCAGCACCCAAACCTCTTCTTGAACTCATGGCTCCATTTCTTGAACCAGAATATGAATAAGAATCCCATGCTTCGGATTCTGATCTCCAAGAAGGATCTCTTCCTCTAATACCATCTGGAGAGAGAAATCTCTCTGCAAATCCAAGCCGTCCGTCACCACCCCGCCCGAATTTTGAGCTAGAGTACTCATGAAAACCGTTGTACTTGCTTGAAGATCTACCTGGAGGTGATTCAAAACCCATGAGTAAGTTACTTCTCCTTCCAGATGATAGAGTTAGATCCCTCGCCATCTCCTCAACGATTCTCTCAAGACCACGCACTCTGTTTTCTAGCGTAACCATGCTATCATGAGAACCTCCCATAAAATCCTGAGAGTACACGAAGcaaaaggagagaaaggaaTAGTTAGTATAGCTAATGACGTGAACGGATGCACATACGACAATCTTAATTTAGGCATAAGAAAGATTACTCCTTTTACAGAGTACAGATTACAGATGATGAGATACATCTCTGTTTCTCCAGCAAACTCAATAAATGaaaattctatatattgttTAGATGCTGAAAAGTTGAGGAATTTCAAAATTCAGATGTTGACTTAGTAATATCACAGGAAGATTCGTCTCACATTGTCAAAAGAAGAGTCTTAACTATTCCAGTCACAAGTACGGACGGCAAGGTTAAACCTCAATTAGTTCTTACTAACAACATTACTCAAGTATGTCAAAACTAAAAGCTAGTTTAGTCCAAAAAAGGCGACAAGCTAGCCAAAAGAAAGAACAATTTGCATACACTCTTAGCGACCTTCAGCAGTACAAAATTACCCCACGTATTATTGGCAATATAAGAAATTTGTTAGTTCTATTTTAAACTAACCTGCAACATGTTCATCAGACTTGTTTGCTGCCTCTCTAATTGTGATAACTGCCTTTGAATGGCCAACCAATTTGCCTGGCCATCCGATCTAGAAATATTTAAACGTCCACTTGAAGAATCCCTCTgattagtttcatttttatcatcAACATCACCCATCCTCGCTTTCAAGTCTCTACCCCTGAATCCTCTTTGTTCCGTCCACTTATCCCGAGAATAATCATCTGCAATTTGCATCTTATTAAAGAATCTTTTCTCGGAACTCTGGTTATTGGCAACTTGACTCTGATTCAAATCACGGTCCATGGATCCATCTTGATTTTCTTGAACCTTATAATCTCTATCTGGTTCATCGCCACCTTGTGTTTGAAGATACTTACGAGGTACCACCACTTCAACAGCTAGGTCATTTGTCCTTGTTTCAAGATTTTGAAAGAACTCGGGATTTAACTCCTTATCGGTTAAAGAAGGGACCTTTTTCTTCAACAAAACAGCTGCCTTTTCTGATATGTTGGCGCCTTTTCCTTTAGGTGCAGAATCACTAGTTGTGGGTGGAGAAGCAGGGGATGCATCTTTCACAAATTCTGATTTTTTAGTGCTGGCATTTGGTCTATTGGAATCTAATCTCTCTTCATTATCAGCTGATTCACTACTTTTGCCATCTGCAGAATAATATATAGATCTAAAGTTAGCTAAAGGGGGGGGGGGAGATGCCAAAAATAGGGCCcggaaaatatatatttcaccaAAAAATTTAGTCCAGAAAGTTTAAACCCCGAATTTCAGTCCAAAATTAGCCCCAGCTACAGAAAAAGAATCACCTTTTGGGTCTTCAGAGGTTGCATCTTCTCCTGTACTCTTTTTCCATAACTGCAGTGCCTCTGCCATGCTATCCCTAACAGGCTTCACctagaaaaaaggaaaaaaaaaaaaaagaagagaaagaaataaaaatgaagCAAGCAATCTAACAGTATACATCTAGAAATGATACACAAAGCAATGGCAAAAGTTCTAACCTACCATGATTTCAAATAAGttacaataaaattacaaatatatctacAACTAATCTTTGAAAGAAGTGAAATGCAAAAGAGTTACCTTATCAAAACGGCATGATTCAAGGCTAGTTATTATAGAGGTGGCCCCATCTCCGACTAAATGACTCGAATGAGAAGACAAGATGCACAGTGTATCAGCGGCAGCCTTTCGAGTAGCCCAATCACTGCTCTCAAGACACTCACGGATGTTCTGCAGCACCTGTTGCATGTTCTGAGGACTTATTGCTCCTACCTGAAACATATTTGAATCTGTCAAATATAGAATAAATACATGTTTCAACAGTACCTTAGCTTTTAGAGaaaatggttgtttcacatagtGGTAGATCAAGAGGCCTGGTCTTGAGTTTGAATCTTTCCAAACTCCTAGTCTCCAATGCCCTCCCATTTACAAACCGTGTAGGGGTTTGTGTCTAAATCTGTTCATACAAGGGGGGTGTTAAATAGAAGTAAAATACAACATTCTCCAGCTGCTgaagcttttagagaaaaacAATGTCTTTCGCAATAACAAGCTTTAAGCTTGTGCACTGTACAAGGCATAAAGGGAAGCGAAAGACATAAACGGGCACAAAAAGAGATATGAAACTGGGAGAGAATGATAGCTATGGTATAAAGAGGTATGAATATGAGGACTTGATAGTTATACTCGAAGTATTTTTGTAGTTTACCCTGAGaagataaatttagttgaaatcAAACACTTCAGGGACTAGAAACAAGATATTTGGAACCTTACAGACGAAAACTGAAAACTTATCCAACTATGATCCATTATCTGACAACCAAACGACATGTAGACTCGTTTAGTCGTTTTCATGATCAATATCTTATTATATAAGTGATGTCGATCATCGCTTGCTAATCTCATATAAAGAGTTTCAATTACCATAGAGCAAATGAATTTTGACAACTTTGTGAGACAATGGAGAACCCATCAAAGATTTAGACAAGGCCAAACTCAGTTCCACGATGTCATAAGAGATAATATATCAGTAAGCTCACTAAAAATCTCAATTAGAAGTCAATGCCTCATAAATCCAAAAAACAAACAGTGTCAGGAAAGAATAAAAAGGACAAAGATGATTAGTTTCATACTGTacattttgatttaaaaataagagaaatgtaTATCAGATCTAAATTACTTCAATGTGGCAATTCTCTTATAAATGTGGAAAAAGATCTGCAATTTCAGTACACTAAATCTGAATAAATCCAAAAGAAGGAATGGTGAAACCctaattaagagagagagagagagagagagagcaaaaccTGAGCCAAGCTGGAGACGACGGAGAGCAAGGCCCCCTTAGCGAGGAAGCTCTGCGCACTCAGCATCTTACAGATCCGCGGGCACAGCTTCGCGAACAGCGCCCCCGCGCCGGCCCCTGCTGACGCCCCCGCGCCGGCCCCTGCTGACGCCTCCGCGGCCTCCGGATTCGCGCATTCCACCACCTTGGCGAGGCATGCGGCAGCCCCCGCCTGCGCCGCCTTGTTCTGCTCCCCCATGGCCTCGAACAGTGGCTTCACGAACAGCGCCACCaccgacgaggaggaggaggaggaggaggacccggcgccggcgccgccgcccccctcTGCTGCGGCGGCGAGGGGGCGGAGGTAGATGGCGGAGAGGGCGCCCGCGGAGTCGCGGCACGCGTCGCGGACGGAGGAGTCGGAGGCGGGGTCCTTGAGGCGGCGCACGAGGTGGGCGACGATCTTGGGGAGgtgcgcggcggcggcgtcggggtGGGCGGCGCAGAGCGCGGCGACGAGGCGGAGCGACTCGCGGCGCACGGCGaccgggggcgggggcggggccGGGGGCTCGTGGGTGAGGGAGCCGAGGAGCATGGGGACCCCGTCGGAGGGGAGGGTGCGGATGATGCGCTCGAGCTCGTCAATGGCGATCTGCTGCGTGTCCCGATCCGAGAGCTTGGACAGTGCGGCGAGGACCTTGGATTTGAGCTCAACCATGGCGAGATGGGTGGACAGAGAGGAGGAcgaagaggatgaggaggagggtttgggggatGGGGAGGGGAGGGATTGGGATTGGGAAGAGGGGGATTTGGAGAGCTTCGAGGAGGGTTTGTAGAGCGAAGTAGCCATTCTCTCACTATGTATGGTGGCAAAATTAGGGGAAAAAATGGGATTTTTTAGCACATTTAGGGGGAAATGGGGGTGCGATTTGGAAGagaatggaggaggaggagaacgatgaggagagagagagagagagtggggaagTGAACCAAAATGGAGTAGAAAACAAGTATCGTTGAGAAGAGTCCCACACAGTGAGGTGAGAAGTTAAAACAAGGAAGgagaaagagatttttttttttttttttcaacctctaaactatattattttttcgctGTATAAAAAGGAGGATGATGGGTTAATAGAATGTATTTACTGTACATTACAGAGGTGCATTACAAAGATTAAACGTAATTGGAccaaaattgaagtttacctaagttttttcttctatttaacttaaattaactaaactttttattttagaaattatgCAACACGACAACTCGATATTTCTGATTTGTCCAACTCGTAAAAATTCGTCTGCTCTAAATCGACTGATGTAATCGTAtccaatcaaatccaaattcaaattatttagaTTCCACGACTAATAATAAATCGAGCTATGAAATTAAAAGCTATTGGCTCaaataatattacaaatttaaagaTGAGAGATTCAAACTCAACTCAAATACGATTGGGAGAAAtcgtttccttttttttttttttttttttgagaaatgaaaTCGTTTCCTTCATATTGAATAAATGTGATCCTTGTATATGGTTTCAAAAAGCATTTGGCTTATGGTTCAGGAATTTTCTGATTGGTTAAAACAGTTgggataaataaattaaattaaatgaaataatGACATTTCAAAGGAAAGAACAAATTATGGAGTGCCATGTGTTGTTCTTTTTtcgtaataaataaaaaaatgaccTTTAAcctatactcttttttttatttgagcttTTCTActcaaactaaattttatttaaaatttaatggctTATTATTAGCTGTTAGTTGTTTATTGTCTTGAATGTATTTATTTAAagtgattaaaattattaaattttgtactATTctcatgaatttgataaaatttttaatttatctgaCAAACATTacttaattgcaaaaattaaaagttgataGATTTtcggtcaaaaaaattaaagttgagaaGCCAATTCAGATTCCATacatttttgggttttttttcccctcttctcCAATTGGGAATAATTCTTAATTAAACTATGTTTTAGATTGTAAAAAgaatttaaagtaaaatagaCCAAACCTTTCTTCAACTGTAGCCCCCTTCCAAATagatatctaaattttaaatattttaattttattatttgatttcatGATATTTTTGTACATATGTTTCTAAACCTTAAAACTTTTGATAATAATGTATATATTGCTTGCTCTCATTAGTGACATAATATTCTCCATCTACTACTTAACTAATTAAGAAACATAGCtggatatttttgtttttttctccgCAAGTCATTTTCTTGCAAAACATTAGTATTATTATCCACGAGCTAGGTTACGTTACACCTAataaaatggtttttttttttttgagaaaaaggtagcgtgctatccgcttcattcattgaaaagatGAATTAGGCCATAGGGGTGAGACAACCAGGACCTCTAAGAggtgggaaaagaaaaaaaaaaagaaaaaagaaaaaaaaaaaagaagaaaactataTCTCATGAAAGTGTCGATTAGCCAAAAGTAGATGTTTCCAAAAATTTGACAACTGTTTAACCTTGCGAACTGCTATCAGGGGGTCCAGCTGGATCATTCTAAAGATCGTATTATTTCTGCTCTCTCAGATGATCCACCAACAGGCTGCTAGTTCCGGAGAAAACTTAGATTATGAGTTATTTTATTCTTCTTTGTCGGATCTCCTCTAAATCTATCATTTAAAACGGTGTTTgataaaaaacaaaactttCATATTGAAAGGGACGTGTAATACATAAATGCGGAATGAATCACACAACTCTTCAGATTATCTCAACGAAAACTCGCTTGAGGAGCTAAGAGAGGTTAGCCCGTCATTGTAGCTGCATGGTTTGATTGTTCTGGGACAGCTAGAATTGTCCTCTCTCGACTCTCTAGGAGCGGGTAACGCGTCCCAAATCCTTAAATATGTAATCAAACCCCGACGAACTAATCTTGATTTTGAGGCATTTTACCAAGTTTTAGATTGTGACCCAAAACATATATGAATTTACGACATGAAACTACAGAAAAGGATAATTAGAACCGACTCTGATGTCATGTTGATTCAAAGCATCGAACTAATAGAAAGCGATCAATGATTTGCTTCAGCATAGACCGTAATTCAATTAATTGGATTCACATGCTTTGATATCGTCATGTGTCATACAAATCATATTGAAGGTCTCATTTACCTAACTTTTGGTATTGCCAATCTAATCTCAAGTAATATTTGAATTGGGATCACCTGACCCTGTGTGAAAGGTACCGACTAACTGGCCTAAGCAGTGGCGGCAACATGGAGTTGATGTTGAAAGCGCAACGTAGAATTACATCTCTCGCAGCTAGACATACAAGCATGTTTAGATCTTAGAATGTATGTATAAAGTAGAGGGCCCAGTGTCCTTACTGGGGACCTCAATAAGAGCCTGTGACCTAATCACCTCAAATGCTTAAACATCTTCAAATCTCCGTATACTATTATCATTTCCATAAATAAATGATATTTCGCACAAGGCATGTGCTTAAGATGCAAATTGCTTTCAAAGCAGTTCATAACCAAAATGTCTAAAAGAGCTTAAACAACAGTATCAAATGTAATGGATCCAAAGCTACATAAGAAATGCTAGAAAATTTTGAAGCTTCTACTtcgacaagaaaaagaaaatgaattttgattctgtaaaatgaaaaataccAAGTGGGTGCTTCTACTTTTGTTGTACACACTTCCTCATAAAGTATGTATTTTTTGAAATTCCATTCAAATAATAGATAACGCAGTGTAAAATACTCTCAACTTAGAAATTCGAGaagtaaagtaaaatttataaaaagtgCAGGGactttgataataataataatatacccTTCTTAATTCTTATTATTGCATAATTATAAGTCAACTGAACAGGACGCCTCGGatccgctttttttttttttttcccccccatTTTTCCTGCTATTTTCTTCTAATTTCTCCTCCTTAATTACCTCTTTTAACTTGATTTGCAAAGAGCAGTTTCTGCGAGCAAGAACAAATGGATCATTAATGGGTACGTCTCAAATTCCTCAATTGAAATTCTtttcaagttttttatttttttttaatgtgaacTGGTTCCTAATTTCTCCGGgatttgtaaaatttatatcccTATGTGTAAATTGGGCAAATGGGTTCTTCTGTTTGATTGTTTCATTGTTGCTTTTTCTCTCATCTGATGCATTAAACAGATTtc
It encodes the following:
- the LOC109714830 gene encoding la-related protein 6C-like; amino-acid sequence: MPSVKAQSPNGGVGLRGSEGLLARKLEYQLREREKRKEKKNKEEEKVNNSSNSDNNNNDNTTGFNKEDSEANGRGNKFKLNVNAPEFVPRSSSASPGMPLSTGYFYPYLQFPPGGAGAAVAPDWVYFADHDPILFAPDFHAKINPAQFKSSADIVQKIVKQVEYQFSDTNLVANDFLMKIMNKDPDGYVPMSVIASWKKIKSLGASNHMLVKALRTSTKLLVSEDGKKIKRKQLFTERDKEELQSRTVIVENLPEDYSRQNLEKIFGAIGRVKNIRICHPPEPNSARSSNSDVLISNKVHAFVEYETTDQADKAVEKLNDERNWRKGLRVRTMLRRSPRSVIRSRRPEYDHFDINSEDEKSPPSQSSTAIDNLLDQSNEENQYGMKKAWGRGRMKMQVPPQNINGRGVLSQSPQSPNYGLPESPSTKQGPRMPDGTRGFTLGRGKPLTSLLGCLQLPSAVLASPAQL
- the LOC109715324 gene encoding microtubule-associated protein TORTIFOLIA1-like, which produces MATSLYKPSSKLSKSPSSQSQSLPSPSPKPSSSSSSSSSLSTHLAMVELKSKVLAALSKLSDRDTQQIAIDELERIIRTLPSDGVPMLLGSLTHEPPAPPPPPVAVRRESLRLVAALCAAHPDAAAAHLPKIVAHLVRRLKDPASDSSVRDACRDSAGALSAIYLRPLAAAAEGGGGAGAGSSSSSSSSSVVALFVKPLFEAMGEQNKAAQAGAAACLAKVVECANPEAAEASAGAGAGASAGAGAGALFAKLCPRICKMLSAQSFLAKGALLSVVSSLAQVGAISPQNMQQVLQNIRECLESSDWATRKAAADTLCILSSHSSHLVGDGATSIITSLESCRFDKVKPVRDSMAEALQLWKKSTGEDATSEDPKDGKSSESADNEERLDSNRPNASTKKSEFVKDASPASPPTTSDSAPKGKGANISEKAAVLLKKKVPSLTDKELNPEFFQNLETRTNDLAVEVVVPRKYLQTQGGDEPDRDYKVQENQDGSMDRDLNQSQVANNQSSEKRFFNKMQIADDYSRDKWTEQRGFRGRDLKARMGDVDDKNETNQRDSSSGRLNISRSDGQANWLAIQRQLSQLERQQTSLMNMLQDFMGGSHDSMVTLENRVRGLERIVEEMARDLTLSSGRRSNLLMGFESPPGRSSSKYNGFHEYSSSKFGRGGDGRLGFAERFLSPDGIRGRDPSWRSESEAWDSYSYSGSRNGAMSSRRGLGAAIPRTERDGDIISNRRAWDKGQGPFRLGEGPSARSAWQASKDEATLEAIRVAGEDNGNSRVSTRAAIPELDGEALTDDNNLGQERGPLWAMWTRAMDSLHVGDVDSAYAEILSGGDAMLLVKLMEQTGPVIDQLSSDVANEVLHAAGQFLLEESFFDIALTWLQQLTDLVVENGSDLLGIPIEGKREILLSLHEASAVELPEDWEGATPEQIMTQLASSWGINLQKLIN